CGAGTTCGGCAGGAAGGTGCTGGAAGCCCGACCGCTGTCGATCTCACGGTCGATGACGCTACGACAGCCTTACCGTCAGCCGCAGCTTGTACCGATGCTCATGAAAGCTGGTTTTGCTTCGCAAAGCCCGGAGGAGGTTATCGAATATGGACATATTTAAGAAAATCGCCGATTATCGCACGGAAACCGAAAGGCTCTCATGGACAGGGACGTTCGCCGAGTACATGGACCTGCTCCGCGACAACCCGAGTCTGGCTATGACCGCACACGCGCGCGTATATGAAATGATCGCCTCTCACGGTATTGTGGAGAAGAACGGGCGGCGCAAGTACCAGTTTTTCGAGAAGGAGCTGTTCGGTCTCGATACGGCCATTGAGAAGCTTGTGGAGGAGTACTTCCACTCCGCAGCGAAGCGTCTGGACGTGCGCAAGCGTATCCTGCTGCTGATGGGGCCTGTAAGTGGCGGTAAGTCGACGCTCGTGACGATGCTGAAGCGGGGTCTGGAGCAGTTCTCCAGAACAGAGAAGGGCGCTGTCTTCGCCATCAAGGGCTGCCCGATGCATGAGGAGCCGCTCCATCTCATCCCCAATGAGCTTCGTCCGGAGGTCGAGCAGGAGTTCGGCGTCCGCATCGAGGGCAACCTGTGCCCATCGTGCCAGATTCGTCTGCGCGACGAATATAACGGCAGAATCGAGGAAGTGCTGGTCGAGCGCGTATTGCTGTCGGAGGAGAGCCGCGTCGGGATTGGTACGTTCAGTCCATCTGATCCGAAGTCTCAAGATATTGCCGACCTGACGGGTAGCATCGATTTCTCCACCATTACCGAATACGGCTCCGAGTCTGACCCGCGTGCGTACCGATTCGACGGTGAGCTGAACAAGGCGAATCGCGGTATTATGGAGTTCCAGGAGATGCTCAAGTGCGACGAGAAGTTTCTGTGGAACCTGCTCTCGCTCACGCAGGAGGGCAACTTCAAGGCTGGCCGCTTCGCGCTCATCAGTGCCGACGAGCTCATCATCGCGCATACGAACGAGTCGGAGTACAAGGCATTCATCAGCAATAAGAAGAATGAAGCGCTCCAATCCCGCATGATCGTCATGCCGATTCCATATAACCTCAAGGTGTCCGAGGAGGAGAAAATATACGCCAAGCTCATCGAGCAGAGCGATATGCGCCATGTTCACATCGCGCCTCATTCGCTGCGAGCCGCGGCGATCTTCTCGATCATGACCAGGCTCAAGGAGTCGAAGAAGCAGGGCATGGATCTGGTGAAGAAGATGCGCATGTACGACGGCCAAGAGGTCGAAGGCTACAAGGAAGCGGACCTGAAGGAGATGCAGAACGAGTTCCTCGAGGAAGGCATGACCGGCATCGACCCGCGCTACGTCATCAACCGCATCTCGAGCGCACTCATTCGTCATGATCTTGAATTCATCAATGCACTCGACGTGCTGCGTGCGCTTAAGGACGGACTCGACCAGCATCCTTCGATTACGAAGGAGGAGCGCGAGCGTTACCTGAACTTCATCTCCATCGCACGCAAGGAATATGACGAGCTGGCGAAGAAGGAAGTGCAGAAGGCGTTCGTGTACTCGTTCGACGAGTCCGCGAAGACGCTGTTCAACAATTACCTCGACAACATCGAGGCGTATTGCAACTGGACGAAGATCAAGGACCCGCTGACAGGTGAGGAGATGGACCCGGATGAGCGCCTCATGCGTTCGATTGAGGAGCAGATCGGCATCAGCGAGAATGCGAAGAAGGCGTTCCGCGAGGAGATTCTGATCCGTATGTCGTCGTACTCGCGTAAGGGCAGAAGATTCGACTACAGCAGCCATGAGCGTCTGCGTGAGGCGATCGAGAAGAAGCTGTTCACCGACCTCAAGGATATTGTGAAAATCACGACCTCGACGAAGACGCCAGACGAGAACCAGCTGAAGCGCATTAACGAGGTCATCAAGCGACTGGTGGAGGAGCATGGCTACACGACAGCGTCGGCCAACGAGCTGCTGCGTTATGTGGGCAGCCTGCTGAACCGCTAGCTGTTCGCTTGCGGCAACAGCCCAGCCGCCGACCAGCAGCCCAGCTAAGCTGGACCAACGCATGCCGATCAACAGCTCAGCAGCAGCTGGACACCCTCGTGCTAATCAACAGCTCAACCGCCGACCAGCCAGCTTGCTAACTGGACACCCGCGATTCACCAAAGAGGACTGCCGATATCCCCGGCAGTCCTCTTCGTCTCTACATGCAGTCGTCCTGCCTCTGCGTCCGTAAGCCCCCTGACTAAGGTCAGCGCGGACGCTTACATCCGCGGGCTTCCTGTCCCTATTCGGACTCGGCTGCGCGGAGTACAATTTCGACCGTCGTACCGACGCCGACCTGGCTGTAGATTTTCATCTCGCCGCCATGATCCTCGATAATTCGGAATGTGACCATTAGGCCTAGGCCGGTGCCCTTCTCCTTCGTTGTATAGAACGG
Above is a genomic segment from Paenibacillus sp. YYML68 containing:
- a CDS encoding PrkA family serine protein kinase; amino-acid sequence: MDIFKKIADYRTETERLSWTGTFAEYMDLLRDNPSLAMTAHARVYEMIASHGIVEKNGRRKYQFFEKELFGLDTAIEKLVEEYFHSAAKRLDVRKRILLLMGPVSGGKSTLVTMLKRGLEQFSRTEKGAVFAIKGCPMHEEPLHLIPNELRPEVEQEFGVRIEGNLCPSCQIRLRDEYNGRIEEVLVERVLLSEESRVGIGTFSPSDPKSQDIADLTGSIDFSTITEYGSESDPRAYRFDGELNKANRGIMEFQEMLKCDEKFLWNLLSLTQEGNFKAGRFALISADELIIAHTNESEYKAFISNKKNEALQSRMIVMPIPYNLKVSEEEKIYAKLIEQSDMRHVHIAPHSLRAAAIFSIMTRLKESKKQGMDLVKKMRMYDGQEVEGYKEADLKEMQNEFLEEGMTGIDPRYVINRISSALIRHDLEFINALDVLRALKDGLDQHPSITKEERERYLNFISIARKEYDELAKKEVQKAFVYSFDESAKTLFNNYLDNIEAYCNWTKIKDPLTGEEMDPDERLMRSIEEQIGISENAKKAFREEILIRMSSYSRKGRRFDYSSHERLREAIEKKLFTDLKDIVKITTSTKTPDENQLKRINEVIKRLVEEHGYTTASANELLRYVGSLLNR